In Euphorbia lathyris chromosome 9, ddEupLath1.1, whole genome shotgun sequence, the following are encoded in one genomic region:
- the LOC136206518 gene encoding uncharacterized protein, giving the protein MFIFLCRRLASNTQPGNVPFNPLLSVRFLSSSLPSEISLNSNEEHSFRVSYLVDSCGLSPNSAKFVSKRLNFKTPEKPDYILSFLRDNGFRVSQITETLRKWPDILNYNVNKTILPKFEFLYSIGFSRENLPKFISSKPHILHRSLEHFTLQCHDVLKSVLHSEDRVIRVLQRLSSHNLWRVTKFLAVNVSVVRELGMPEPYLSKLLLQNHEVFLIEVNKFNEGVKRIVDMGFDPAKYSFAQALLVQLQTSRKRWEAKIDLFRSWGLSEDQFLLAFRKHQRFVSLSRDSIMSKMSFLVNDMGRKPEFVAMHPVVLTLSLEKRIVPRCAVIRTLFLKGLIETELIPFQFLLVSEKQFLAKFVNDHLEEVPHLLDVLLGKSDLRELGFKFNEEHSFRVSYLVDSCGLSPNSAKFVSKRLNFKTPEKPDYILSFLRDNGFRVSQITETLRKWPDILNYNVNKTILPKFEFLYSIGFSRENLPKFISSKPHILHRSLEHFTLQCHDVLKSVLHSEDRVIRVLQRLSSHNLWRVTKFLAVNVSVVRELGMPEPYLSKLLLQNHEVFLIEVNKFNEGVKRIVDMGFDPAKYSFAQALLVQLQTSRKRWEAKIDLFRSWGLSEDQFLLAFRKHQRFVSLSRDSIMSKMSFLVNDMGRKPEFVAMHPVVLTLSLEKRIVPRCAVIRTLFLKGLIETELIPFQFLLVSEKQFLAKFVNDHLEEVPHLLDVLLGKSDLRELGFKFNDKEKA; this is encoded by the coding sequence ATGTTTATCTTCCTCTGCAGAAGATTAGCGTCAAATACGCAACCGGGTAATGTTCCTTTCAACCCATTACTCTCTGTGAGATTCTTATCATCATCATTACCATCTGAAATATCTCTAAattcaaatgaagaacactcTTTTAGGGTTTCATACCTCGTTGATTCATGTGGATTATCCCCAAATTCTGCTAAATTTGTCTCTAAGAGATTGAATTTCAAAACCCCAGAAAAACCAGACTATATACTCAGTTTTCTTAGAGATAATGGATTCAGGGTTTCCCAAATCACTGAAACCCTTAGAAAATGGCCCGATATCTTGAATTACAATGTGAATAAAACAATCTTGCCGAAATTTGAATTTCTGTATTCAATTGGGTTTTCAAGAGAAAATCTCCCAAAATTTATATCTAGTAAACCCCATATCTTGCATAGGAGTTTGGAGCATTTTACGTTGCAATGTCATGATGTTCTCAAGAGTGTTCTTCATTCTGAGGACAGAGTAATTCGGGTTCTGCAACGCTTGAGTTCGCATAATTTATGGCGCGTAACGAAGTTTTTAGCTGTTAATGTTTCGGTGGTGAGAGAGCTGGGTATGCCTGAACCTTATCTCTCTAAGTTATTGTTGCAAAATCATGAGGTTTTCTTGATAGaagttaataagtttaatgaaggTGTGAAGAGAATTGTAGATATGGGATTTGATCCTGCTAAGTATTCGTTTGCTCAAGCTCTGCTCGTGCAACTACAAACGTCTCGTAAGAGATGGGAAGCGAAAATCGATCTTTTTAGGAGTTGGGGTTTGTCCGAAGATCAGTTTCTGTTGGCTTTTAGAAAGCATCAAAGGTTTGTGTCTTTGTCGAGGGATTCGATTATGAGTAAGATGAGTTTTCTCGTGAATGATATGGGTCGGAAGCCGGAGTTTGTTGCTATGCATCCGGTTGTTTTAACTTTGAGTTTGGAGAAGAGAATTGTTCCGAGATGTGCTGTTATAAGAACTTTGTTCTTAAAGGGGTTGATAGAAACAGAACTCATTCCATTCCAGTTCCTTTTAGTGTCGGAGAAGCAGTTCTTGGCCAAATTCGTGAATGATCATCTCGAGGAAGTTCCTCATTTGTTGGATGTCCTACTAGGGAAATCGGATTTGCGAGAGTTAGGCTTCAAATTCAATGAAGAACACTCTTTTAGGGTTTCATACCTCGTTGATTCATGTGGATTATCCCCAAATTCTGCTAAATTTGTCTCTAAGAGATTGAATTTCAAAACCCCAGAAAAACCAGACTATATACTCAGTTTTCTTAGAGATAATGGATTCAGGGTTTCCCAAATCACTGAAACCCTTAGAAAATGGCCCGATATCTTGAATTACAATGTGAATAAAACAATCTTGCCGAAATTTGAATTTCTGTATTCAATTGGGTTTTCAAGAGAAAATCTCCCAAAATTTATATCTAGTAAACCCCATATCTTGCATAGGAGTTTGGAGCATTTTACGTTGCAATGTCATGATGTTCTCAAGAGTGTTCTTCATTCTGAGGACAGAGTAATTCGGGTTCTGCAACGCTTGAGTTCGCATAATTTATGGCGCGTAACGAAGTTTTTAGCTGTTAATGTTTCGGTGGTGAGAGAGCTGGGTATGCCTGAACCTTATCTCTCTAAGTTATTGTTGCAAAATCATGAGGTTTTCTTGATAGaagttaataagtttaatgaaggTGTGAAGAGAATTGTAGATATGGGATTTGATCCTGCTAAGTATTCGTTTGCTCAAGCTCTGCTCGTGCAACTACAAACGTCTCGTAAGAGATGGGAAGCGAAAATCGATCTTTTTAGGAGTTGGGGTTTGTCCGAAGATCAGTTTCTGTTGGCTTTTAGAAAGCATCAAAGGTTTGTGTCTTTGTCGAGGGATTCGATTATGAGTAAGATGAGTTTTCTCGTGAATGATATGGGTCGGAAGCCGGAGTTTGTTGCTATGCATCCGGTTGTTTTAACTTTGAGTTTGGAGAAGAGAATTGTTCCGAGATGTGCTGTTATAAGAACTTTGTTCTTAAAGGGGTTGATAGAAACAGAACTCATTCCATTCCAGTTCCTTTTAGTGTCGGAGAAGCAGTTCTTGGCCAAATTCGTGAATGATCATCTCGAGGAAGTTCCTCATTTGTTGGATGTCCTACTAGGGAAATCGGATTTGCGAGAGTTAGGCTTCAAATTCAATGACAAAGAGAAAGCTTAG